Proteins found in one Paenibacillus borealis genomic segment:
- a CDS encoding LacI family DNA-binding transcriptional regulator: MTVTIKDVAKKAGVSPSTVSRVLSGHPRISLETSRKVKVIMEEMGYTPNMMAKSLVSKTTNSICIILPKPAEELFSNLFFMELIRGIVTQSSRSGYDVLISSGANEKEELEAVSRLLKGRRVDGVILLYSRKDDAVIDFLESGGYPFVLVGRSDRYEDILSVDNDNIMAAYDATNHLISMGHERIGFVSGPPNLIVSRDRLEGYRKAMQNKGLEMKAEWIVEGEFLQDSGYRAMSFFMNLPNRPTALVAVDDMVSFGVLRGLNELKYKVPEDLAIVSFNNIPLSELSSPPISSIDIGIYHLGYTASQVLIQSIQKPDNHDGYTNRFVIPHRLIVRESSMYTPGK; encoded by the coding sequence ATGACAGTTACCATTAAGGACGTGGCCAAGAAAGCGGGAGTTTCTCCCTCCACGGTCTCCCGGGTGTTGTCAGGCCATCCCAGAATCAGCCTAGAAACTTCCCGTAAGGTTAAAGTGATTATGGAGGAAATGGGCTACACCCCGAACATGATGGCCAAAAGTCTCGTTTCCAAGACAACCAACAGCATTTGCATCATTCTTCCGAAACCGGCTGAAGAGCTGTTCTCCAATTTGTTTTTTATGGAATTAATCCGCGGGATCGTCACCCAGTCCAGCCGTTCCGGCTATGACGTGCTGATCAGCTCCGGTGCAAACGAGAAGGAAGAGCTTGAAGCAGTCTCCCGTTTGCTCAAAGGGCGCCGCGTGGACGGCGTTATTCTGCTGTATTCCCGTAAAGATGATGCGGTGATCGATTTTCTGGAGTCCGGCGGTTATCCTTTCGTGCTGGTTGGACGAAGCGACCGCTATGAGGATATATTGTCAGTCGATAATGATAATATCATGGCTGCATATGATGCAACGAACCACCTCATTTCCATGGGCCATGAACGCATTGGCTTCGTCAGCGGCCCGCCGAACCTTATCGTTTCGCGCGACCGTCTGGAGGGCTACCGTAAGGCCATGCAGAATAAGGGCCTTGAAATGAAGGCGGAATGGATTGTGGAAGGCGAGTTTCTGCAGGATAGCGGATACAGGGCGATGTCATTCTTCATGAATCTCCCGAACCGCCCGACGGCACTCGTCGCCGTGGATGATATGGTCTCTTTCGGCGTGTTGCGCGGACTGAATGAGCTGAAGTACAAGGTCCCTGAGGATCTGGCGATTGTCAGCTTTAACAATATCCCGCTGTCGGAATTGTCCAGCCCGCCGATCAGCAGTATTGATATCGGCATCTATCATCTGGGCTATACGGCATCACAGGTGCTGATCCAGAGCATCCAGAAGCCGGATAATCATGACGGGTATACCAACCGTTTTGTCATTCCCCACCGTTTAATCGTACGGGAGTCATCCATGTATACTCCGGGCAAGTGA